The segment AGCGCAGGCAGCGTTCGACGAGCTCACCGCGGCAGGTGTGGAACTGCTGAACGACTAGTCGCTTACGCAAGCGCTACTTGCGCCCGACAAACCAGGCCTGCAGTTTTTCGATCCGAGCCTGAACCTGCTCGACGCTTGCCTGCGCCACCGCAGGTCCTCCGCAGATCCGGCGCAGCTCGGAGTGGATCACTCCATGCGGCTGGCCCGAACGCCGTGCCCAGGCCGATACCATGCTCTGCAACTGCGCACGCTGTTCCTTGAGCGCCCGGTGGATTGCCACCGTATCCTGCGCGGGTTCCGGAACCTGATCGGCGGCTTTCTTGTTCCGCTTGGACACCTGGTCGGCCTGACGCTGCCGCAAGAGTTCCGTTACCTGACTCGGTTCGAGCAGGCCTGGAATGCCGAGGAAGTCGAGCTCATCCTCACTGCCCATCTCGCCACCGGTGCCGAACTCGCCACCGTCGAACAGCACCCGGTCAAACGAAGCCTGCGCGTCGAGGGCTTCGAACGGCAGGCCCTCCTGGGTATCTGAGGCTTTCTCCTCCCGATTGGCTTCCGCCATCAGGGCGTCCTCGGGAGAGAAGAACTCGTCCTCGTCGTCTGCCTTGGGCCGGTCGAGCGCATGGTCGCGCTCGACCTCCAGCTGGTTGGCCAGTTCCAGAAGCAGCGGAACGCTCGGCAGGAAGATCGACGCCGTTTCACCGCGCTTGCGAGCTCGAACGAATCGCCCGACAGCCTGCGCGAAGAACAGCGGTGTCGATGTCGAGGTGGCGTATACGCCGACCGCAAGCCGAGGCACGTCAACGCCTTCGGAGACCATTCGCACCGCCACCATCCACCGGCGGCCCGACTCCTGGAATTCGTCGATCCGGTCGCTGGCTTCTTTCTCATCCGAGAGAACGACGGTGGCCGGCTCACCGGTGATCTCGCGCAGCATCTTCGCGTACGCCCGCGCCGCCTGCTGGTCGGTGGCGATTACCAGTGCGCCGGCATCCGGCACACCCCGTCGCACCTCGGTCAGCCGTCGGTCAGCAGCCCGCAACACGGCGGGAATCCAGTCGCCTTTCGGGTCAAGGGCGGTACGCCAGGCCTGAGCGGTGATGTCCTTGGTACTGGGTTCACCGAGCAGAGCCGACATCTCATCGCCGGCCCGGGTTCGCCATCGCATCTGCCCGGCGTAGGCCATGAATATAACCGGCCGGACCACACCGTCGCGCAGTGCCCGGCCGTAACCATAGCTGTAGTCGGCGTTCGACGTCCGAATTCCCTGCTGGTCCGGGGCGTACACCACGAACGGGATCGGTGACGTGTCGGATCTGAACGGAGTACCGGTGAGCGACAGACGGCGAGCGGCAGGCTCGAAGGCTTCCCGGATGCCTTCGCCCCAGCTCAGCGCGTCGCCGCCATGGTGCACCTCGTCAAGGATGACCAGGGTTCGGCCGGCCTCGGTCCGCGCCCGGTGCAGCGCCGGACGACTGGCAACCTGTGCGTAGGTGACGGCCACGCCATGGAAGTGCGCGCCGTGGCGGCCGTCGCTGTTCCGGAAATTGGGGTCCAATCGGATTCCGACCCGGCCGGCCGCATCTGCCCACTGGCGCTTCAAGTGTTCGGTTGGCGCGACGACTGTCACCCGCACAACTGTGCGCTGCGCAAGAAGCTCCGCGGCCAGCCGGAGAGCGAAAGTTGTTTTCCCGGCCCCGGGTGTCGCAACGGCGAGAAAGTCCTTCGGCTGTTCGCGAAAGTACTCTTCGAGCGCCTCGGCCTGCCAGGCTCGCAATTTGCCGGCGGTACCCCAGGCCGCTCGTTCGGGAAAGGCTGGGGAAAGAGAAGTGGATGCCGCGGTGCCGACCGGAAGCGATGAAGATGACGAGGTGCTCACTTGCCCTTACTTTACCTAACGGATGGCCACGCCGAGAGCACCGGCCGCGATAGCCGGTGGCGTGCGGATTCGACTAGTTGCCGCTTTGGTCGTCGTCGCCCTTGCCTGCGTCCATGCCTTCGTAGATCGCCTTGCACTGCGGGCAGACCGGGAATTTTTGCGGGTCGCGGCTGGGCACCCACACCTTGCCGCACAGGGCGATCAGTGGCTGCCCGGTGACCATCGACTCCATGATCTTGTCTTTTGGCGCGTAGTGTGAAAAACGTTCATGGTCGCCCGGTTCAACCAGCTGGCGCTGTTCTTCGCGTTCGATAACTGCGGCGCCGCCGGTGGAAGGCGAGCTCATCGGTCCGGCGGGGGCTCCTGGCGTCGTTTCACTCATGGGTCCAAGTCTAAAGGCAATAATCACCTCGATCGAGATGGCGGCCGCCGAGCCTGGTCAACGGGCTGGCAGCGGGTTGCGACGGCGGCGGGTCAGATGCCCTGCCACCGCGGCTTATTCGCGTAAACGTGCCGATAGTAGTCCGCCAGTTTCAACCGGGACGCCGCGTCCTCGTCGACGAGGACAGTTGCGTGTTGATGCAGCTGCAGCACGGATCCAGGGCAGATCGCCGCCACGGGGCCCTCCACCATGGCCGCCACAGCCTCCGCCTTCGCCTCCCCGGTGGCGACGAGCACCAGATGCCGGGCCTCGCTGATCGTGCCGAGTCCCTGAGTCATCACATGCCGCGGAACCTGATCGACGTGATCGAAGAACCTCGCGTTATCCGACCGGGTCTGTTCGGTCAGCGTCTTGACCCGGGTACGGGACCTCAGCGATGACGTCGGCTCGTTGAAGCCGATATGTCCGTCGGTGCCGATCCCCAGTAGCTGAAGCTCGATGCCTCCCGCTGCGGCAATCGCCGCATCGTAGCGCTGGCCCTCGACGACCGGATCCGCAGCTTCCCCGTCCGGAGAATAGACATGCGTGGGGTCGATATCGATGTGGTCGACAAATTCTGAGCGGATCACCGAGTGGTACGACTGCGGATGCGCACGAGGCAGCCCGAGATACTCGTCCAGCAGAAACGCACGGGACTTAGCAAACGACAGCCCGTTGTCCCGATGCCTCCTGATCAGCTCCTGGTAGACGCTCAGCGGAGACGAACCGGTGGCAAGGCCGAGCACCGTCCCCGCATGTTCGGTCAGCAGGTCCTCGATGGCGTCCGCGACTATGCTCGCGATTGCCTTGGGTGACGCGGCGATGATGATTTCCATAGGTTCTTAGCTCCGGTGCCGGCGGTTGGACGTCGATGTAAGGACGCGGCCTGAGCTCGAAGTCCTGTCGGCATCCTACGTGTAGTCGTGCAGCCGGACCAGTATTTCAGGTGCCTTGCGCTCGAAGATACGCGCGCCCCGCCGGAGTCCGATCAGAAGGTAAACGGCTCCCAGCACCAGGCTGACCAGCAGACAGAGCCAACCGAGCCATGGGCGCCATACAACGGCGAGGATTCCCAGCACGATTGCCGGGCTCATCGCCACCAGCAGGACGAATCCGGTCACCGTCTGGACCAGCAAGGTGATGCCGGTAGCGCCAGGCGGGGTCTTGAACGGGCTATCGCCCGGCGCGGGCGTCGGGTAGAAAAATGCGATGCTGACTATCGACGACATGCCAAATCCTGCGAACAGCAATCCCAGGCCGAGGCCGAGCATGCCCGGCACCAGCTCCCATTGCCCGGAAATGACGCCGCCGAGCAGGGCGAAGATCAGCACGGAGGCAACACCGATTATGGCCCAGGGAACCAGCCTGCCGACCCGGTCTGCCATTCCGGAAACGCCGGAGCTGACGTGCAGCGCGAAGGCGGTGTTGTCGTACGACACATCCGCGTGCGCTCCCCAGCCGGTGAGGTAGGCGACAATCGGCGCAAGCCACAGAAACGCTATGCCGACATCCAGATTGTCCGAGGTCTGGCTCATCACCAGAACCAGAATGGGCATCATGACGATTACGATCAGCGACCCGAAGTAGCGCGGGTCGCGCCGCCAGTACGTCGCCGACCGGGCTGCGATCGCGCCCCAGGGTGTTGCCGGGAATCGGGAGAACCAGCCGAGGCCGCCGGCGACTTTTCCTCCGCCGCTGGCGGACTGTGCGCCCCGCTCCAGACTCCGAACCAGTAGCCGCTGCCAAACCCAGAGCAGCCCGGCGAGCAGGCCGGACGCGAGCACAAGCTTGACCAGACCGGCCAGGATCT is part of the Saxibacter everestensis genome and harbors:
- a CDS encoding DEAD/DEAH box helicase, giving the protein MSTSSSSSLPVGTAASTSLSPAFPERAAWGTAGKLRAWQAEALEEYFREQPKDFLAVATPGAGKTTFALRLAAELLAQRTVVRVTVVAPTEHLKRQWADAAGRVGIRLDPNFRNSDGRHGAHFHGVAVTYAQVASRPALHRARTEAGRTLVILDEVHHGGDALSWGEGIREAFEPAARRLSLTGTPFRSDTSPIPFVVYAPDQQGIRTSNADYSYGYGRALRDGVVRPVIFMAYAGQMRWRTRAGDEMSALLGEPSTKDITAQAWRTALDPKGDWIPAVLRAADRRLTEVRRGVPDAGALVIATDQQAARAYAKMLREITGEPATVVLSDEKEASDRIDEFQESGRRWMVAVRMVSEGVDVPRLAVGVYATSTSTPLFFAQAVGRFVRARKRGETASIFLPSVPLLLELANQLEVERDHALDRPKADDEDEFFSPEDALMAEANREEKASDTQEGLPFEALDAQASFDRVLFDGGEFGTGGEMGSEDELDFLGIPGLLEPSQVTELLRQRQADQVSKRNKKAADQVPEPAQDTVAIHRALKEQRAQLQSMVSAWARRSGQPHGVIHSELRRICGGPAVAQASVEQVQARIEKLQAWFVGRK
- a CDS encoding DUF3039 domain-containing protein, producing MSETTPGAPAGPMSSPSTGGAAVIEREEQRQLVEPGDHERFSHYAPKDKIMESMVTGQPLIALCGKVWVPSRDPQKFPVCPQCKAIYEGMDAGKGDDDQSGN
- the nagB gene encoding glucosamine-6-phosphate deaminase; its protein translation is MEIIIAASPKAIASIVADAIEDLLTEHAGTVLGLATGSSPLSVYQELIRRHRDNGLSFAKSRAFLLDEYLGLPRAHPQSYHSVIRSEFVDHIDIDPTHVYSPDGEAADPVVEGQRYDAAIAAAGGIELQLLGIGTDGHIGFNEPTSSLRSRTRVKTLTEQTRSDNARFFDHVDQVPRHVMTQGLGTISEARHLVLVATGEAKAEAVAAMVEGPVAAICPGSVLQLHQHATVLVDEDAASRLKLADYYRHVYANKPRWQGI
- a CDS encoding transporter; the encoded protein is MVAHLVRLKVTLLGNSFRSSPWRIVGLVVGMLYGLAILGFGVAALIGFRVLAEPDLASVAVVLLGSLAVLGWGLVPLFLFGVDETLDPLRFQTFAISRREMTLGLLAAGLISVPAVITGLLALTTAVTWAYSVPAVIISLVAALVAVLTCVTLSRVTTTAASTLLASRKTRDVTAVVGLAAVVLIGPAVNLITGGGLSLSLDPERLAGLVTIVGWTPLGWTWSAGADAADGEILAGLVKLVLASGLLAGLLWVWQRLLVRSLERGAQSASGGGKVAGGLGWFSRFPATPWGAIAARSATYWRRDPRYFGSLIVIVMMPILVLVMSQTSDNLDVGIAFLWLAPIVAYLTGWGAHADVSYDNTAFALHVSSGVSGMADRVGRLVPWAIIGVASVLIFALLGGVISGQWELVPGMLGLGLGLLFAGFGMSSIVSIAFFYPTPAPGDSPFKTPPGATGITLLVQTVTGFVLLVAMSPAIVLGILAVVWRPWLGWLCLLVSLVLGAVYLLIGLRRGARIFERKAPEILVRLHDYT